One window of the Pseudomonas lurida genome contains the following:
- a CDS encoding pseudouridine synthase: MSISGFSASQHQASTLYLPPGSWATVLDCLCEHFPAIAREHWLDRIARGRVLDINGSPISQDLAYKEGLCIYYFREVPNEKVIPVQETILYADEHLVVADKPHFLPVTPAGEYVEQTLLRRLIRRLDNPSLVPLHRIDRHTAGLVLFSANPASRSAYQQLFPTRQIDKFYEAIAPALPHLTFPLVHKSRLVDGEPFFRMQEGPGASNTETAVEVREQHGDLWRYGLFPVTGKKHQLRVHMTALGASICNDPFYPDVIKDAVDDYTNPLKLLAQGVRFIDPVTGVERSFRSQITLDW; this comes from the coding sequence ATGTCCATATCCGGTTTTTCCGCGTCCCAGCACCAAGCCAGTACCTTGTACCTGCCGCCCGGTTCCTGGGCGACGGTGCTCGATTGCCTGTGCGAGCACTTCCCGGCGATTGCCCGTGAACACTGGCTGGACCGCATCGCCCGCGGCCGGGTGCTGGACATCAACGGCAGCCCGATCAGCCAGGACCTGGCCTACAAGGAAGGCCTGTGCATCTATTACTTTCGCGAAGTGCCCAACGAGAAAGTCATCCCGGTGCAGGAAACCATCCTGTATGCCGACGAGCACCTGGTGGTGGCCGACAAACCGCATTTCCTGCCCGTGACTCCGGCCGGTGAATACGTCGAGCAAACCTTGCTGCGCCGCCTGATTCGTCGTCTGGACAATCCGTCGCTGGTGCCCCTGCACCGCATTGACCGGCATACGGCGGGGTTGGTGCTGTTCTCGGCCAACCCGGCCAGCCGCTCGGCTTATCAGCAACTGTTTCCCACCCGCCAGATCGACAAGTTCTACGAGGCCATCGCGCCCGCCCTGCCACACCTGACCTTTCCCCTGGTGCATAAGAGCCGCCTGGTGGATGGCGAGCCGTTCTTCCGCATGCAGGAAGGTCCCGGCGCCAGTAACACCGAAACGGCTGTGGAGGTGCGGGAACAGCACGGTGATCTGTGGCGATACGGCCTGTTCCCGGTCACTGGCAAGAAGCACCAGCTGCGCGTGCACATGACCGCACTCGGCGCGAGTATCTGCAACGATCCGTTCTACCCCGACGTGATCAAGGACGCCGTGGACGATTACACCAACCCGCTGAAACTGCTGGCCCAGGGCGTACGTTTTATCGACCCGGTCACCGGTGTCGAACGCAGCTTCCGCAGCCAGATCACCCTCGACTGGTAA
- a CDS encoding cation:proton antiporter, producing MRVFANLLIILASSLVVIALFRRLQLPPVLGYLCVGLAVGPTALDWVNDSEELPDLAELGVVFLLFSLGLEFSLTKMLALRRVVFGLGSLQVLGCAALLGLLLMTLGVAPGIALLLGAGLALSSTAIVSKELTSLGEIFSSHGQNAIGVLLFQDVVAVLLLTLVPVFAGTGEQAWYWALPLTLGKTVVLFIGLLLASRWLLPRLFHEVAASHSAELFVLLALVIVLLTAWLTHLLGLSPALGAFLAGMLLGESHYRHQIEADIRPFRDILLGLFFVSIGMLIDLQLFVSHSLLILGFTLTLMLVKGCVVAALVRLRGSDSETAWRSGLALAQGGEFCFALMAQMQQSRLIPDEFNGLLLAATFCSMLLTPLLLRAAPGIALRLHRKPNQQVQLEEITALNAELRGHAVICGYGRVGQSIGRFLRKEQQAYIALDDDPERVQEAATEDSSVHYGDCRRGALLSAVGVERARLVVVAVDNSDVALAVLKEARRINAEVPILVRTRDDSQLAELKAAGASEVVPELLESSLMLASHALILLGLTDEQVQARVDEVRQNRYRLLHGFYSHPNAPDEAPINPD from the coding sequence ATGCGTGTGTTTGCCAACCTGCTGATCATTCTGGCCTCATCCCTGGTGGTCATTGCGCTGTTTCGCCGACTGCAGTTGCCGCCCGTGCTGGGCTACCTGTGCGTCGGCCTGGCCGTGGGGCCCACCGCACTCGACTGGGTGAATGACAGCGAAGAGCTGCCCGACCTTGCCGAACTGGGCGTGGTGTTCCTGCTGTTCTCCCTGGGCCTGGAGTTTTCCCTGACGAAGATGCTCGCCCTGCGCCGCGTGGTGTTTGGCCTGGGCAGCTTGCAGGTGTTGGGTTGCGCCGCCCTGCTGGGGCTGTTGCTGATGACCCTGGGTGTAGCGCCGGGTATTGCGCTGTTGTTGGGTGCGGGGCTGGCATTGTCATCCACGGCCATCGTCAGCAAGGAGCTGACCAGCCTAGGGGAAATCTTCAGCAGCCATGGCCAGAACGCCATTGGCGTATTGCTGTTCCAGGATGTGGTGGCGGTGTTGCTGCTGACCCTGGTGCCGGTGTTTGCTGGCACCGGCGAACAAGCCTGGTATTGGGCACTGCCGCTGACCTTGGGCAAGACCGTGGTGCTGTTCATAGGGCTGCTGCTCGCCAGTCGCTGGCTGCTGCCGCGCTTGTTTCATGAGGTCGCCGCCTCCCATTCGGCGGAGCTGTTTGTGCTGCTGGCACTGGTGATCGTGTTGCTCACCGCCTGGCTCACCCACCTGCTGGGGCTCTCCCCTGCCCTCGGGGCTTTCCTGGCCGGCATGTTGTTGGGAGAAAGCCACTACCGCCATCAGATCGAGGCGGATATCCGCCCGTTTCGCGACATCTTGCTGGGGCTGTTTTTCGTCAGCATCGGCATGCTCATCGACCTGCAACTGTTTGTCAGCCATAGCCTGCTGATCCTCGGCTTCACCCTGACACTCATGCTCGTCAAAGGCTGCGTGGTGGCCGCGCTGGTCAGGCTGCGCGGCAGTGACAGTGAAACCGCTTGGCGCAGTGGCCTGGCACTCGCCCAGGGCGGCGAGTTCTGTTTTGCCTTGATGGCGCAGATGCAGCAGAGCCGGTTGATCCCCGACGAATTCAACGGGTTGCTGCTCGCGGCCACCTTCTGCTCAATGCTACTGACGCCACTGCTATTGCGCGCCGCGCCGGGCATTGCCCTGCGCCTGCACCGCAAGCCCAACCAGCAAGTGCAGCTGGAAGAAATCACTGCACTGAACGCCGAGTTACGCGGGCACGCGGTGATCTGCGGCTATGGACGCGTCGGCCAATCGATCGGGCGTTTTCTGCGCAAGGAACAACAGGCGTATATCGCCCTGGATGACGACCCTGAACGGGTACAGGAAGCGGCCACCGAAGACAGCAGCGTGCATTACGGCGACTGTCGGCGCGGCGCCCTGCTCAGCGCGGTCGGCGTGGAGCGCGCGCGGCTGGTGGTGGTTGCGGTGGACAACAGCGATGTCGCCCTGGCGGTGCTCAAAGAGGCGCGCCGGATCAACGCCGAGGTGCCGATCTTGGTGCGCACCCGCGACGACAGCCAGCTCGCCGAGCTGAAAGCGGCGGGCGCCAGCGAAGTGGTGCCCGAGTTGTTGGAATCGAGCCTGATGCTCGCCTCCCACGCCTTGATCCTGCTGGGCCTGACGGACGAGCAAGTACAGGCGCGAGTCGATGAAGTGCGGCAGAACCGCTATCGCCTGCTGCACGGCTTTTACTCACACCCGAACGCACCGGACGAAGCGCCGATCAATCCTGACTGA
- a CDS encoding EAL domain-containing protein has protein sequence MIDGQPLACFQPFIDTATGRIAGVEALGRLRQADGRLQSVGPLFADPRTPGVTLRRLDRQIRDNALSRLHEAPEDWFLSLNISPRWINRLRPGQALPSLKQIHNHGVDPRRIVFEITELGGDIQRLADVVVRYREAGARIAIDDFGAGYSQLDRVLALQPDILKLDMRLFQEAARGGPSSEVVRALAQMAEKTGCWIIAEGVETEAQLNFALECGSRYVQGYLFAQAQLDWFAADAFVPRFAQLRSAYVQQKLAERGRIMQLRHQLAELMKILQTWAQAQAPLSKLPQLPAFPWLLRFYQCDRHGTQLTPNFEWRQDAWQADSRYLGHNWSWRPYFYHLLAEGWEERRLTLSSTYRDATTNQYCLTAGQFFDNGQRLLLIDIDAAGL, from the coding sequence GTGATCGACGGGCAACCGCTCGCCTGCTTCCAGCCGTTTATCGACACCGCCACCGGCCGCATCGCCGGCGTCGAGGCCCTGGGCCGTCTGCGCCAGGCTGACGGCCGCCTGCAGTCCGTGGGCCCGCTATTCGCCGACCCGCGCACGCCGGGCGTGACCTTGCGGCGTCTCGATCGGCAGATCCGCGACAACGCGCTGAGCCGTTTGCATGAAGCGCCCGAAGACTGGTTCCTGAGCCTGAACATCTCGCCACGCTGGATCAACCGCCTGCGCCCGGGGCAAGCCCTGCCAAGCCTCAAGCAGATCCACAACCATGGCGTCGACCCACGGCGCATCGTGTTCGAGATCACCGAACTGGGGGGCGACATCCAGCGCCTGGCTGACGTGGTGGTGCGTTATCGCGAAGCCGGTGCGCGCATCGCCATCGACGACTTTGGCGCAGGCTATTCCCAACTCGACCGGGTGCTGGCGCTGCAGCCGGATATTCTCAAGCTGGACATGCGCCTGTTCCAGGAGGCCGCTCGAGGCGGACCGAGCAGTGAAGTGGTGCGCGCACTGGCGCAAATGGCGGAGAAGACCGGGTGCTGGATTATTGCCGAGGGCGTAGAGACCGAAGCACAGCTGAACTTCGCCCTGGAGTGCGGCTCGCGCTACGTGCAGGGCTACCTGTTCGCCCAGGCGCAGTTGGACTGGTTTGCCGCCGACGCCTTCGTGCCGCGCTTTGCGCAGTTGCGCAGCGCCTATGTGCAGCAAAAACTGGCCGAGCGCGGGCGCATCATGCAACTGCGCCACCAGTTGGCCGAACTGATGAAGATCCTGCAAACCTGGGCCCAGGCGCAGGCGCCGTTGAGCAAACTGCCCCAGTTACCCGCCTTTCCCTGGCTGCTGCGCTTTTACCAGTGCGACCGGCATGGCACCCAGCTGACGCCCAATTTCGAATGGCGCCAGGACGCCTGGCAGGCCGACAGCCGCTACCTGGGCCATAACTGGTCGTGGCGCCCGTACTTCTACCACCTGTTGGCCGAAGGGTGGGAGGAGCGCCGCCTGACCCTGTCCTCGACCTACCGTGATGCAACCACCAACCAGTATTGCCTTACCGCCGGACAATTCTTCGATAACGGTCAGCGTTTGCTGTTAATCGATATCGACGCGGCCGGGCTGTAG
- the mobA gene encoding molybdenum cofactor guanylyltransferase MobA: MSIDSSPLPCSILLLSGGRGQRMGGQDKGLLDWRGLPLIAHLQRLVRPLTDDLIISCNRNHDRYAPYADQLVSDDSPDFPGPLAGIRAGLDVARHAHLLVLPCDVPQIDADLLANLRETARRHPRQPVMVRHGQFWEPLICSVPTALRDAVQSAWHAGERSPRKIFLQLGGVGLECPADDPRLANLNTPELLQTPSGVSE; this comes from the coding sequence ATGTCGATTGATTCTTCACCCCTGCCCTGCTCGATTCTGCTGCTGTCCGGGGGGCGCGGCCAGCGCATGGGCGGCCAGGACAAAGGCTTGCTCGACTGGCGTGGCCTGCCCTTGATCGCGCACTTGCAGCGCCTGGTGCGCCCGCTCACAGACGATTTGATCATCTCGTGCAACCGCAACCATGACCGGTACGCGCCGTATGCCGACCAACTGGTCAGCGACGACAGTCCGGACTTTCCAGGCCCACTCGCAGGCATCCGCGCCGGGCTCGACGTCGCGCGCCACGCGCACCTGTTGGTATTGCCGTGCGATGTGCCGCAGATCGACGCCGACCTGCTCGCCAACCTGCGCGAGACCGCGCGGCGCCACCCGCGACAACCGGTGATGGTACGCCATGGCCAGTTCTGGGAACCGCTGATCTGCAGCGTCCCGACCGCCCTGCGGGACGCAGTGCAAAGCGCCTGGCACGCCGGTGAGCGCAGCCCGCGCAAGATCTTCCTGCAACTGGGCGGCGTGGGCCTGGAGTGCCCGGCGGATGACCCGCGCCTGGCCAACCTTAATACGCCAGAGCTGTTACAGACGCCGTCGGGCGTGTCAGAATGA
- a CDS encoding glutaredoxin family protein, with amino-acid sequence MLPECQLLGTLGCHLCEIAEAEIMPLVDNGLLVELVDITDPEDLTDVYGLRIPVLRRVDTGAELDWPFDTQQVVAFLR; translated from the coding sequence ATGCTTCCTGAATGCCAGCTATTGGGCACCCTGGGTTGCCATCTTTGTGAGATTGCCGAAGCCGAGATCATGCCGCTCGTCGATAACGGGTTGCTCGTTGAACTGGTGGATATTACCGATCCCGAAGACCTGACCGACGTCTACGGCCTGCGGATTCCGGTACTGCGCCGGGTGGACACCGGGGCGGAACTGGATTGGCCGTTCGACACACAACAGGTGGTGGCCTTCCTTCGTTGA
- a CDS encoding YgdI/YgdR family lipoprotein, with amino-acid sequence MTQRTIAALMLALGLATLAGCASPTVITLNDGREIQAVDTPKYNEDSGFYEFEQLDGKRTRINKDQVRTVKDL; translated from the coding sequence ATGACTCAACGGACCATCGCCGCTCTCATGCTTGCACTGGGCCTCGCCACCCTCGCCGGTTGCGCCTCGCCAACAGTGATCACCCTGAATGACGGGCGCGAAATCCAGGCCGTCGACACCCCGAAATACAACGAAGATTCGGGTTTCTACGAATTCGAACAACTTGACGGCAAGCGCACCCGTATCAACAAAGATCAGGTTCGCACCGTTAAAGACCTGTAA
- a CDS encoding response regulator transcription factor gives MNSVFIIDDHPVIRLAIRMLLEHEGYKVVGETDNGCDAIQMVRECQPDLIILDISIPKLDGLEVLCRFNAMNTPMKTLILTAQSPTLFATRCMRSGADGYVCKEGDLSELLSAIRAVLSGYNYFPSQALTTSGVDGVEFQELELFKTVNDRELMVLQLFAQGRTNKEIAKGMFLSNKTVSTYKKRLMQKLQAKSLVELIEMAKRNALV, from the coding sequence ATGAACTCAGTTTTTATTATCGACGACCACCCGGTTATACGGCTTGCCATCCGTATGTTGCTGGAGCACGAAGGCTACAAAGTGGTGGGCGAAACGGATAACGGATGCGACGCCATTCAAATGGTCCGCGAATGCCAGCCTGACCTGATCATCCTTGATATCAGTATTCCCAAGCTGGATGGGCTCGAAGTGCTCTGCCGATTCAACGCGATGAATACGCCGATGAAAACCCTGATCCTGACGGCCCAGTCCCCCACGCTCTTCGCCACACGCTGCATGCGCTCGGGCGCCGATGGCTACGTGTGCAAGGAAGGCGACCTGAGCGAGTTGCTGAGCGCTATCCGCGCGGTGTTGTCCGGCTACAACTACTTCCCCAGCCAGGCATTGACGACCAGTGGTGTCGATGGCGTGGAATTCCAGGAACTTGAATTGTTCAAGACCGTCAACGACCGGGAACTAATGGTGTTGCAACTTTTTGCACAAGGTCGCACGAACAAGGAAATTGCCAAAGGTATGTTTCTGAGCAACAAAACAGTAAGCACCTATAAAAAGAGGCTGATGCAGAAACTTCAAGCCAAATCCTTGGTAGAACTTATCGAGATGGCAAAACGAAACGCGCTAGTGTGA
- a CDS encoding ammonium transporter, protein MENLQSAVDTLVHSSNTLFILIGAVMVLAMHAGFAFLEVGTVRQKNQVNALSKILSDFAISTLAYFFIGYWISYGVSFMQPAAVISADHGYALVKFFFLLTFAAAIPAIISGGIAERARFAPQLCATALIVAFIYPFFEGMVWNGNFGLQAWLLATFGASFHDFAGSVVVHAMGGWLALAAVLLLGPRNGRYREGRLVAFAPSSIPFLALGSWILIVGWFGFNVMSAQTLNGVSGLVAVNSLMAMVGGTVAALIIGRNDPGFLHNGPLAGLVAICAGSDLMHPVGALVTGAVAGGLFVWFFIAAQDRWKIDDVLGVWPLHGLCGVWGGIACGIFGQAALGGLGGVSLISQLIGTALGVLVALVGGLLVYGVIKRVHGLRLSQEEEYYGADLSIHKIGAVSQD, encoded by the coding sequence ATGGAAAATTTGCAAAGTGCAGTGGACACGCTCGTCCATAGTTCCAACACCCTGTTTATCCTGATCGGTGCGGTCATGGTCCTGGCCATGCACGCAGGCTTTGCGTTCCTGGAAGTCGGTACGGTGCGCCAGAAGAACCAGGTCAACGCCTTGTCGAAAATCCTCAGCGACTTCGCCATCTCGACCCTGGCCTATTTCTTTATAGGCTATTGGATCTCCTACGGGGTGAGCTTCATGCAACCGGCGGCGGTGATCAGTGCCGACCATGGTTACGCTCTGGTGAAGTTTTTCTTCCTGCTGACCTTTGCGGCGGCAATCCCGGCGATCATTTCCGGAGGTATCGCCGAGCGCGCCCGGTTTGCACCGCAGCTCTGCGCGACGGCACTGATCGTAGCGTTTATCTACCCGTTTTTCGAAGGCATGGTGTGGAACGGCAACTTTGGCCTGCAGGCCTGGCTGCTCGCGACGTTTGGCGCCAGTTTCCATGATTTCGCCGGCTCGGTGGTGGTCCACGCCATGGGCGGCTGGCTGGCGCTGGCGGCGGTGTTGTTGCTCGGCCCACGCAACGGGCGTTACCGGGAAGGACGCCTGGTAGCGTTTGCGCCGTCGAGCATTCCGTTCCTGGCATTGGGCTCGTGGATCCTGATCGTTGGCTGGTTCGGCTTCAACGTGATGAGCGCGCAGACGTTGAACGGCGTCAGTGGACTGGTGGCGGTCAACTCGCTGATGGCGATGGTGGGTGGCACCGTTGCCGCGTTGATCATCGGCCGCAATGACCCAGGCTTCCTGCATAACGGCCCGTTGGCCGGCCTGGTTGCGATCTGCGCCGGTTCCGACCTGATGCACCCGGTGGGGGCGCTGGTCACGGGCGCCGTTGCCGGTGGGTTGTTTGTATGGTTTTTCATCGCTGCCCAGGATCGCTGGAAGATCGACGATGTACTCGGTGTGTGGCCCCTGCATGGCCTGTGCGGCGTGTGGGGCGGCATCGCTTGCGGCATTTTCGGCCAGGCGGCCCTGGGCGGGTTGGGCGGCGTCAGCCTGATCAGCCAGTTGATCGGCACGGCCCTTGGCGTGCTGGTGGCATTGGTGGGCGGCCTGCTGGTGTACGGCGTGATCAAGCGCGTGCATGGGCTGCGCCTGAGCCAGGAAGAGGAGTACTACGGCGCGGACCTGTCGATCCACAAGATCGGCGCGGTCAGTCAGGATTGA
- a CDS encoding DUF883 family protein: MARRTAKTAQEILMADFQTLVTDTERLLDDTKVLAGDQADELRAKIHDTLLQARETLKQTEDSLRERGQAAVTATEDYVQANPWQSVGIAAGVGFLIGLLATRR, translated from the coding sequence ATGGCCAGAAGAACTGCAAAGACTGCTCAAGAAATACTGATGGCGGATTTTCAAACCCTGGTGACTGACACCGAAAGGTTGCTGGACGACACCAAGGTCCTGGCCGGCGACCAAGCCGATGAGTTGCGGGCCAAGATTCACGACACGCTGTTGCAGGCCCGCGAAACCCTCAAGCAGACTGAAGATTCCCTGCGCGAACGCGGCCAGGCAGCGGTCACCGCGACCGAAGACTACGTGCAGGCCAACCCTTGGCAGTCGGTGGGCATTGCCGCCGGCGTGGGCTTTCTGATCGGCCTGCTGGCCACAAGGCGCTAA
- a CDS encoding deoxyguanosinetriphosphate triphosphohydrolase, protein MDWPTLLTRERLGKPLHSPEELGRSPFHKDHDRIIFSGAFRRLGRKTQVHPVSSNDHIHTRLTHSLEVSCVGRSLGMRVGETLRSALPDWCDPSDLGMVVQSACLAHDIGNPPFGHSGEDAIRHWFQQAAGRGWLDDMSSAERNDFLNFEGNAQGFRVLTQLEYHQFDGGTRLTYATLGTYLKYPWTARHADSLGYKKHKFGCYQSELPILEQIAHKLGLPQLEEQRWARHPLVYLMEAADDICYALIDLEDGLEMELLEYAEVESLLLNLVGDDLPQTYRQLGAQDSRRRKLAILRGKAIEHLTNAAASAFVEQQDALLAGTLPGDLVEHMHGPAKRCVLDAKDMARKKIFQDKRKTLHEIGAYTTLEILLNAFCGAALEQHGGRTPSFKNRRILDLLGNNAPNPEWPLHASFLRMIDFIAGMTDSYATEMAREMTGRSSPQ, encoded by the coding sequence TTGGATTGGCCCACCCTGCTGACTCGCGAACGTCTAGGCAAACCGCTGCACAGCCCGGAAGAACTGGGGCGTAGCCCGTTTCACAAAGACCATGACCGTATTATCTTCTCCGGCGCATTCCGTCGCCTGGGCCGCAAGACCCAAGTGCACCCGGTCTCCAGCAACGATCACATCCATACACGCCTGACCCACTCGCTGGAAGTGAGCTGTGTGGGTCGCTCGCTGGGCATGCGCGTCGGCGAAACCCTGCGCAGTGCCCTCCCCGACTGGTGTGACCCGAGCGACCTGGGCATGGTGGTGCAGTCCGCCTGCCTGGCCCATGACATCGGCAACCCGCCGTTCGGGCACTCCGGCGAAGATGCCATCCGCCACTGGTTCCAACAGGCTGCCGGACGCGGCTGGCTGGACGACATGAGCAGTGCCGAGCGCAATGACTTCCTCAATTTCGAAGGCAACGCCCAAGGCTTCCGTGTGCTGACCCAACTGGAATACCACCAGTTCGACGGCGGTACGCGGCTGACCTACGCCACCCTCGGCACGTACCTGAAATACCCCTGGACCGCCCGCCACGCTGACTCCCTGGGCTACAAGAAACACAAGTTCGGCTGTTACCAGAGTGAACTGCCGATTCTCGAGCAGATCGCCCATAAGCTCGGCCTGCCGCAACTCGAGGAACAGCGCTGGGCGCGGCATCCGCTGGTGTATCTGATGGAGGCGGCGGACGACATCTGCTACGCCTTGATCGACCTGGAAGATGGCCTGGAAATGGAGTTGCTGGAATATGCCGAAGTCGAGTCGCTGCTGCTCAACCTGGTGGGCGATGACCTGCCACAGACCTACCGCCAACTCGGTGCCCAGGACTCGCGCCGACGCAAACTGGCAATCCTGCGCGGCAAGGCCATCGAACACCTGACCAACGCTGCGGCAAGTGCCTTCGTCGAACAACAGGATGCCTTGCTTGCCGGCACCCTGCCCGGCGATCTGGTCGAGCACATGCATGGCCCGGCCAAACGCTGCGTACTGGACGCCAAGGACATGGCCCGCAAGAAGATCTTCCAGGACAAGCGCAAGACCCTGCATGAGATCGGCGCCTACACCACCCTGGAAATCCTGTTGAACGCCTTTTGCGGGGCGGCGCTGGAGCAGCATGGTGGGCGCACGCCGTCGTTCAAGAACCGGCGCATTCTCGACCTGCTGGGCAACAACGCGCCGAACCCTGAATGGCCTTTGCACGCCTCGTTCCTGCGCATGATCGACTTTATCGCGGGCATGACCGACAGCTATGCCACCGAGATGGCACGCGAAATGACCGGGCGTTCCAGCCCGCAATAA
- a CDS encoding response regulator, whose protein sequence is MPSYPLHILLVEDHPFQLLATQYLLRSFGFARVTPADSAEQAIRLMSRAQVPFDIILCDQCLPDLPGLELIEIASRRRFTTTAILLSGLPVVELANLIAQAVERGLPLLGYLSKPLNKDELARLICPLLRLKM, encoded by the coding sequence ATGCCCAGTTACCCGCTTCATATCCTGCTGGTGGAGGATCATCCGTTTCAACTCCTAGCGACCCAGTACCTGCTCAGGAGCTTCGGCTTTGCACGGGTGACCCCGGCCGACAGCGCCGAACAGGCGATCCGTTTGATGTCGCGGGCGCAGGTGCCCTTCGACATCATCCTGTGCGACCAATGCCTGCCCGACCTGCCGGGGCTCGAGCTGATAGAAATCGCCAGTCGCCGACGCTTTACCACGACCGCCATCCTGTTGAGCGGGTTGCCTGTGGTGGAACTCGCCAACCTGATCGCACAAGCCGTGGAACGTGGCTTGCCGCTGCTTGGCTATTTATCCAAGCCGTTGAACAAAGACGAACTTGCACGCTTGATCTGCCCCTTACTCAGGTTAAAAATGTAG
- a CDS encoding phage holin family protein: MSIGETGSATGTTSRRLGAAVLGLLHSHVELFGIELQEQKARTVSLLLFAGLALVFALLLLVGLSTLVMILVWDTGYRLTGIICLCVFYSLAAAFCGVRLKAAVFDESTPFHATLEELANDRERLLP; encoded by the coding sequence ATGTCTATCGGCGAAACTGGCTCGGCCACAGGTACTACCTCAAGGCGTCTGGGCGCGGCCGTGCTGGGCTTGCTGCACAGCCACGTCGAATTGTTTGGCATCGAGTTGCAGGAACAGAAGGCCCGCACCGTCAGCCTGCTGCTGTTTGCCGGCTTGGCGCTGGTGTTTGCACTGCTGTTGCTGGTGGGGTTGTCGACACTGGTGATGATCCTGGTGTGGGACACCGGCTACCGCCTCACCGGGATCATCTGCCTCTGCGTGTTCTACAGCCTGGCCGCAGCGTTCTGCGGGGTGCGCCTGAAAGCGGCGGTGTTCGATGAGTCCACGCCGTTCCACGCCACCCTCGAAGAACTGGCCAATGACCGGGAGCGCCTGCTGCCATGA